In Bacteroides coprosuis DSM 18011, the following are encoded in one genomic region:
- a CDS encoding transposase IS3/IS911 family protein (InterPro IPR002514~KEGG: bth:BT_4291 hypothetical protein~PFAM: Transposase IS3/IS911family~SPTR: Transposase;~IMG reference gene:2504107281~PFAM: Transposase), with translation MKSKKMNRYTDSERLSILRDHFETGSSRASTARKYNLATPSLINSWINRFRFEELELSSDCKYSQEMKKKQETTSTESSLQSRIRDLEKALAYSKLEVLALNTLIDIAEKQEEITIRKKSGAKQ, from the coding sequence ATGAAATCAAAGAAGATGAATAGATATACAGATAGTGAAAGATTATCTATTCTGCGAGATCATTTTGAAACAGGTTCAAGCCGGGCATCCACAGCTAGAAAATATAATCTAGCTACTCCTAGTCTAATAAATTCATGGATAAATCGATTTCGTTTTGAAGAATTAGAATTATCTTCCGACTGTAAATACAGCCAAGAGATGAAAAAGAAACAGGAAACAACCTCGACTGAATCTAGTTTACAATCTCGTATACGAGATTTAGAAAAAGCTTTAGCTTACTCTAAACTGGAAGTTCTGGCATTGAACACTCTTATAGATATTGCTGAAAAACAAGAAGAAATTACTATAAGAAAAAAATCTGGGGCCAAGCAGTAA
- a CDS encoding oxidoreductase FAD/NAD(P)-binding domain protein (COGs: COG0543 2-polyprenylphenol hydroxylase and related flavodoxin oxidoreductase~InterPro IPR008333:IPR001433:IPR019480~KEGG: bth:BT_0891 dihydroorotate dehydrogenase electron transfer subunit~PFAM: Oxidoreductase FAD/NAD(P)-binding; Oxidoreductase, FAD-binding domain; Dihydroorotate dehydrogenase, electron transfer subunit, iron-sulphur cluster binding domain~SPTR: Putative dihydroorotate dehydrogenase;~IMG reference gene:2504107279~PFAM: Oxidoreductase FAD-binding domain; Iron-sulfur cluster binding domain of dihydroorotate dehydrogenase B; Oxidoreductase NAD-binding domain) has translation MKKKIIDLEVTANIELNESYILIKATSPESLSSCMPGQFAQLRVDGSSKTFLRRPISINWVEPANNEVWFLIQKVGDGTRHLARLQTGETFNVILPLGNTFSKPQCTTKRPLLVGGGVGVAPMLFLGKKLKEEGYDPIFLLGARSKKDLLQLDLFEQLGTVYTTTEDGSYGEKGFVTHHSVLKTLRFSKIYSCGPKPMMQAIAAYAKREDIACEVSLENMMACGIGACLCCVEDTPKGHVCACTEGPVFNIKDLLWEI, from the coding sequence ATGAAAAAGAAAATAATAGATCTGGAAGTTACGGCTAATATAGAACTCAACGAAAGTTATATTCTTATAAAAGCTACTTCACCTGAATCTCTCTCTTCCTGCATGCCAGGACAATTTGCTCAACTCCGTGTTGACGGATCTTCAAAAACATTTTTAAGACGTCCCATATCCATCAACTGGGTTGAACCAGCCAATAACGAAGTCTGGTTTTTAATTCAAAAAGTAGGCGATGGCACTCGTCATCTTGCACGTTTGCAAACTGGAGAAACGTTTAATGTTATTCTTCCCTTGGGTAATACTTTCTCTAAACCTCAGTGTACTACTAAACGCCCTTTGCTTGTTGGTGGTGGTGTTGGAGTTGCTCCTATGCTCTTTTTAGGAAAGAAGCTAAAGGAAGAAGGCTATGATCCTATTTTCTTATTGGGTGCAAGATCTAAAAAAGATTTATTGCAGCTAGACCTATTTGAGCAGCTGGGTACAGTTTACACTACTACCGAAGATGGAAGTTACGGAGAAAAAGGTTTTGTTACTCATCATTCTGTATTGAAGACTCTACGATTTAGTAAAATATATTCTTGCGGTCCAAAACCGATGATGCAAGCTATAGCAGCTTATGCAAAGCGAGAAGATATAGCTTGTGAGGTATCTCTCGAGAACATGATGGCTTGTGGTATTGGAGCGTGTCTTTGCTGTGTAGAAGACACCCCTAAAGGACACGTATGTGCATGTACAGAAGGACCTGTATTTAATATAAAAGATTTGTTATGGGAGATTTAG
- a CDS encoding alkyl hydroperoxide reductase/ Thiol specific antioxidant/ Mal allergen (InterPro IPR000866~KEGG: bfs:BF3057 putative thiol:disulfide oxidoreductase~PFAM: Alkyl hydroperoxide reductase subunit C/ Thiol specific antioxidant~SPTR: Thiol:disulfide interchange protein;~IMG reference gene:2504107285~PFAM: AhpC/TSA family), translating to MKKINSLLLLYIFLFAACSSTDDQDSNLIEVGTYYADFEGLNLKEQATTLSDYIELDKYYLLEFWGVWCPYCTAEMDKLKEIRAAFDENQLGIIGVSIPNKNSADTFLTETKKYVMDHNLNWRHIMDLFRTSQREYGYERIPTFMLIGPDGKILENKISRESLKEILKKYIK from the coding sequence ATGAAAAAAATTAATAGCCTTTTACTACTGTACATTTTCTTATTTGCAGCTTGTAGCTCTACTGATGATCAGGATAGTAATTTAATAGAGGTAGGTACTTACTATGCAGACTTTGAAGGTCTGAATTTAAAGGAGCAAGCTACCACTTTATCGGATTATATAGAGTTAGATAAATATTATCTATTGGAGTTTTGGGGAGTGTGGTGTCCATACTGCACAGCTGAAATGGACAAACTAAAAGAAATTAGAGCTGCGTTTGATGAAAATCAATTGGGTATAATTGGTGTATCCATCCCCAACAAAAATAGTGCAGATACTTTTCTTACCGAAACTAAAAAATATGTGATGGATCACAACCTAAATTGGAGACATATAATGGATCTATTTCGTACATCTCAGAGAGAATATGGCTATGAAAGAATTCCTACATTTATGCTGATAGGTCCTGATGGCAAAATATTAGAAAACAAGATAAGTAGGGAATCCTTAAAAGAGATATTGAAGAAGTATATTAAGTGA
- a CDS encoding dihydroorotate dehydrogenase family protein (COGs: COG0167 Dihydroorotate dehydrogenase~InterPro IPR005720:IPR012135~KEGG: bvu:BVU_3309 dihydroorotate dehydrogenase 1B~PFAM: Dihydroorotate dehydrogenase, class 1/ 2~PRIAM: Dihydroorotate oxidase~SPTR: Dihydroorotate dehydrogenase;~TIGRFAM: Dihydroorotate dehydrogenase, class 1~IMG reference gene:2504107278~PFAM: Dihydroorotate dehydrogenase~TIGRFAM: dihydroorotate dehydrogenase (subfamily 1) family protein) encodes MGDLDLKVKIGNLELKNPVMTASGTFGYGEEFADFIDLNQLGGILVKGTTLHHREGNPYPRMAETPSGMLNAVGLQNKGVDYFVEHINPRLKELDTAILVNVNGSTIEEYVKTAEIIDKLDNIPAIELNISCPNVKEGGMAFGVSPIQAAAVVKAVREVYHKTLIVKLSPNVTDIAEIAKVAEDNGADGVSLINTVLGMAIHAEKRRPVLSTITGGLSGPCVKPIALRMVWQVANAVKIPIIGMGGIMDATDAIEFLLAGASAIQVGTVNFVEPTATIDILNGIKDYMHRHKFTSIQQLIGALEY; translated from the coding sequence ATGGGAGATTTAGATTTAAAAGTAAAAATAGGAAACTTAGAACTGAAGAACCCTGTTATGACAGCTTCGGGTACTTTTGGTTATGGAGAAGAGTTCGCAGACTTTATTGATTTAAACCAATTGGGTGGAATTTTAGTAAAAGGAACTACCTTACATCACCGAGAAGGAAATCCTTATCCTCGTATGGCAGAAACTCCATCGGGTATGCTAAATGCTGTGGGATTACAAAATAAAGGGGTTGATTACTTTGTAGAACATATTAATCCAAGGCTAAAAGAGCTCGATACAGCCATTTTAGTCAACGTGAATGGATCTACTATCGAAGAGTACGTAAAAACGGCTGAGATCATCGATAAACTAGATAATATCCCAGCAATAGAGTTAAACATCTCCTGCCCAAACGTAAAAGAGGGAGGAATGGCTTTTGGTGTTTCACCGATTCAAGCTGCTGCAGTAGTAAAAGCAGTGAGAGAGGTATATCACAAAACTCTTATCGTAAAGCTATCTCCAAATGTTACAGACATTGCTGAAATAGCAAAAGTAGCTGAAGATAACGGTGCTGATGGTGTATCGCTCATCAATACGGTTTTAGGAATGGCCATTCATGCCGAAAAGCGTCGCCCTGTACTCTCTACAATTACTGGAGGTTTGTCGGGACCTTGTGTTAAACCTATTGCTTTGCGTATGGTTTGGCAAGTAGCTAATGCGGTTAAGATACCCATTATCGGTATGGGAGGAATAATGGATGCAACTGATGCCATAGAATTTTTATTGGCAGGGGCTTCGGCTATTCAAGTAGGGACAGTCAATTTTGTTGAACCAACTGCAACCATTGACATTCTAAATGGAATAAAAGATTATATGCACCGTCATAAATTTACTTCAATTCAACAGCTGATTGGTGCTCTTGAGTATTAG
- a CDS encoding AMP nucleosidase (COGs: COG2820 Uridine phosphorylase~InterPro IPR010944:IPR000845~KEGG: bfs:BF2479 AMP nucleosidase~PFAM: Nucleoside phosphorylase domain~SPTR: AMP nucleosidase;~TIGRFAM: AMP nucleosidase, putative~IMG reference gene:2504107284~PFAM: Phosphorylase superfamily~TIGRFAM: AMP nucleosidase, putative) — protein sequence MKTKQQIVENWLPRYTKRKLEDFGEYILLTNFNNYVELFAEKFNVPVLGRDANMISATAEGITIINFGMGSPNAAIIMDLLSAIEPKACLFLGKCGGVNIKTKLGDFILPIAAIRGEGTSNDYFPAEVPSLPAFMLQRAVSSAIRDFARDYWTGTVYTTNRRVWEHDTEFKEYITRTRAMAVDMETATLFSVGFANHIPTGALLLVSDQPMLPEGVKTDKSDTTVTAKYVKEHVEIGIASLRMIIDEKKTVRHLKFDW from the coding sequence ATGAAAACAAAACAACAAATTGTAGAGAATTGGCTTCCTCGTTATACGAAACGTAAACTAGAGGATTTCGGAGAGTATATTTTACTGACCAACTTCAATAATTATGTTGAGCTTTTTGCCGAAAAATTTAATGTTCCCGTACTTGGAAGAGACGCTAACATGATCTCTGCTACAGCAGAAGGAATAACTATTATCAACTTTGGTATGGGTAGTCCTAACGCTGCTATTATCATGGATTTACTATCTGCAATAGAGCCAAAAGCTTGTCTATTTTTAGGCAAATGCGGTGGTGTAAACATTAAGACTAAGTTAGGTGATTTCATCCTACCTATAGCAGCAATTCGAGGAGAAGGTACATCCAATGATTATTTTCCTGCTGAGGTCCCTTCATTGCCCGCATTTATGCTTCAACGTGCCGTTTCTTCTGCGATACGAGATTTTGCACGAGACTATTGGACTGGTACAGTTTATACAACAAACCGCCGTGTGTGGGAACATGATACTGAGTTTAAAGAATATATCACGAGAACTCGTGCAATGGCTGTCGATATGGAAACAGCAACACTATTTAGCGTAGGCTTTGCCAACCATATTCCTACTGGAGCACTATTGCTAGTATCTGACCAGCCTATGTTACCAGAAGGAGTAAAGACAGATAAGAGCGATACAACAGTTACTGCTAAGTATGTAAAGGAACATGTAGAAATAGGTATTGCCTCGTTACGTATGATTATTGATGAAAAGAAAACAGTAAGACACCTAAAATTCGATTGGTGA
- a CDS encoding helix-turn-helix domain protein (InterPro IPR001387~KEGG: bth:BT_0890 hypothetical protein~PFAM: Helix-turn-helix type 3~SMART: Helix-turn-helix type 3~SPTR: Putative DNA-binding protein;~IMG reference gene:2504107280~PFAM: Helix-turn-helix) yields the protein MAINDRVKLIMEQEELSSGEFADRTGIQQSTLSHFINGRNKASLDVIMKIHQAFSDVNIEWLLYGQGSMRTQKTHGNGISVNNNGYQVGLKNNDIDVAEQVSGISLDSLGAIAPILAKQAQVSSTSEPIKPPRKITEIRVFFDDNTYETFVAK from the coding sequence ATGGCTATAAATGACCGAGTTAAGCTTATAATGGAGCAAGAGGAGCTTTCTTCTGGAGAATTTGCTGATCGTACAGGAATTCAGCAATCTACTTTATCACATTTTATTAATGGAAGAAATAAAGCTAGCCTAGATGTCATAATGAAAATACATCAAGCATTTAGTGACGTGAACATAGAATGGCTTCTTTACGGTCAAGGAAGTATGCGTACTCAAAAAACGCACGGAAATGGCATTTCCGTTAATAATAATGGTTATCAGGTAGGATTGAAAAATAATGACATAGATGTGGCTGAGCAAGTTTCAGGGATATCTTTGGATTCCTTAGGTGCTATTGCTCCCATTTTAGCAAAACAGGCCCAAGTTAGTAGTACTTCAGAACCGATAAAACCTCCAAGAAAAATAACAGAAATCAGAGTCTTTTTTGATGATAACACCTATGAAACATTTGTTGCCAAATAA
- a CDS encoding Integrase catalytic region (COGs: COG2801 Transposase and inactivated derivatives~InterPro IPR001584~KEGG: sli:Slin_6760 integrase catalytic region~PFAM: Integrase, catalytic core~SPTR: Integrase core domain protein;~IMG reference gene:2504107282~PFAM: Integrase core domain) gives MRENQWIQVAKEIRCQAPGVGSIKLHKQLSEIFGAEHMIGRDVFIKLLRKKKMVLPAPKPRHTTNSNHRFRKYKNLIKGIQLNRPNQLWVADITYIDTQVGFTYLHIITDAYSRRIMGWKLAETLKAEHTLEALRMAISYAGKNNLTDLIHHSDRGVQYCSTDYVNELKTYDINISMTEDSKPTDNAIAERVNGIIKQELIYRLKLVKDIKELEVKLSSFIEYYNIRRPHMSLGMQAPDKVYLQSGQQNRLWKPRVFKKSKQVIIQP, from the coding sequence ATGCGAGAAAATCAATGGATTCAAGTCGCTAAAGAGATTCGCTGTCAAGCGCCAGGAGTAGGTTCTATAAAGTTACACAAACAACTTAGTGAAATTTTTGGAGCAGAACATATGATTGGTCGGGATGTTTTTATAAAGCTATTACGTAAAAAAAAGATGGTATTACCAGCTCCTAAACCACGACATACAACCAATTCAAATCATCGTTTTAGAAAGTATAAAAATTTAATTAAAGGTATTCAACTAAATAGACCAAATCAGCTGTGGGTAGCTGATATCACCTATATTGACACACAGGTTGGTTTTACTTATTTGCACATAATAACCGATGCTTATTCTCGTCGTATTATGGGCTGGAAGCTGGCTGAGACTCTTAAGGCAGAGCATACATTAGAGGCTCTTAGAATGGCTATATCATACGCAGGGAAGAATAATCTAACAGACTTAATACATCACTCAGATAGAGGTGTGCAATACTGTAGTACAGATTATGTAAACGAGCTAAAAACGTATGACATTAACATCAGTATGACAGAAGACTCAAAACCAACAGATAATGCTATTGCAGAAAGGGTTAATGGAATTATTAAACAAGAATTAATTTATAGACTTAAGCTTGTTAAAGATATAAAAGAACTAGAAGTTAAACTCTCATCCTTTATTGAATACTATAATATAAGGCGACCACATATGAGTTTAGGTATGCAGGCCCCAGATAAGGTTTATCTTCAGAGTGGACAGCAGAATAGACTATGGAAACCTAGAGTCTTTAAAAAGAGTAAGCAAGTAATAATACAACCATAA
- a CDS encoding alkyl hydroperoxide reductase/ Thiol specific antioxidant/ Mal allergen (InterPro IPR000866~KEGG: bfr:BF3218 thiol:disulfide interchange protein~PFAM: Alkyl hydroperoxide reductase subunit C/ Thiol specific antioxidant~SPTR: Putative uncharacterized protein;~IMG reference gene:2504107286~PFAM: AhpC/TSA family), producing MKKLTLSILSVGALMLASCGNPQKMYTITSQLPDSTMNGKTVYITSMLGDKLDSTIIQNNQMKFESPFDKNEIGVVRLAPQKMALVVVEEGSTNVDFDKQEVVGGPLNQALQAQLKKLNGVQEEIQAAYTEANEKMMAEDVTDEERQNIEKEFNQRYENEFVPKIKDLSLEYFNANKNNILAVDAIRSLSSSLSDDEMKAKISELDPAIKENAFVKKLSSRYEAVDKTKEGEMFTDFSIEQADGTKASLSDYVGKGKYVLVDFWASWCGPCRAEIPNLKNVYETYKDKEFTLLGVAVWDKPEDTQKAMEELEMPWAQIINAQNIPTDLYGIRGIPHIILFGPDGTIIKRDLRGEAIPEILAEHLK from the coding sequence ATGAAAAAGCTTACATTATCAATTCTTTCTGTTGGCGCACTTATGCTGGCTTCTTGTGGCAATCCGCAGAAAATGTATACGATTACTTCTCAACTGCCAGACTCTACCATGAACGGGAAGACCGTTTACATAACTTCTATGTTAGGTGATAAGCTCGATAGTACTATAATTCAAAATAATCAGATGAAGTTTGAAAGCCCATTTGATAAAAATGAAATAGGTGTAGTACGTTTAGCTCCTCAAAAAATGGCTTTAGTTGTAGTGGAAGAAGGTTCTACAAACGTTGACTTTGACAAACAAGAAGTTGTAGGAGGTCCTTTGAATCAAGCTCTTCAAGCTCAACTTAAAAAGTTGAATGGGGTTCAAGAAGAAATCCAAGCTGCTTATACAGAAGCTAATGAAAAAATGATGGCGGAAGATGTAACGGATGAAGAGAGACAAAATATAGAGAAGGAATTTAATCAACGTTACGAAAATGAATTTGTTCCTAAAATAAAAGATCTAAGTTTGGAATATTTTAATGCAAATAAAAATAATATTCTAGCTGTAGATGCAATCAGATCTTTATCTTCTAGTCTTTCTGATGATGAAATGAAAGCAAAAATTAGTGAGCTTGATCCTGCAATCAAAGAAAATGCTTTTGTTAAAAAGCTGTCAAGTCGTTACGAAGCTGTTGATAAGACCAAAGAAGGAGAGATGTTTACCGATTTTTCTATTGAGCAAGCAGACGGAACAAAAGCTTCTTTATCTGATTATGTAGGTAAAGGAAAATATGTATTAGTTGATTTCTGGGCTAGCTGGTGTGGACCATGCCGTGCAGAAATTCCAAACTTAAAGAATGTCTATGAAACATATAAGGATAAGGAATTTACTTTATTAGGAGTTGCTGTATGGGACAAACCAGAAGATACTCAAAAAGCGATGGAAGAATTAGAAATGCCTTGGGCACAAATCATTAATGCTCAAAATATTCCTACAGATTTATATGGAATTAGAGGTATTCCTCATATCATCCTTTTTGGTCCTGATGGAACAATCATAAAAAGAGATTTAAGAGGTGAAGCTATACCTGAAATTTTAGCAGAACATCTAAAATAA
- a CDS encoding DNA polymerase III, delta subunit (COGs: COG1466 DNA polymerase III delta subunit~InterPro IPR005790:IPR010372~KEGG: bfs:BF2480 hypothetical protein~PFAM: DNA polymerase III, delta~SPTR: DNA polymerase III, delta subunit;~TIGRFAM: DNA polymerase III, delta subunit~IMG reference gene:2504107283~PFAM: DNA polymerase III, delta subunit~TIGRFAM: DNA polymerase III, delta subunit), producing the protein MAKKEQSFESIMKDIRAKKYAPVYYLMGEESYYIDLISDTLEEKVLTEEEKEFNLTVLYGADIDVSTIINAAKRYPMMSEHQVVIVKEAQQIRNMDQLSYYLQKPLLSTILVICHKHGKLDGRKKLGSEIAKIGVLFESKALKDRDLIGFIDSYIQRKQFTIEPKASAMLADFIGADLSRLTSELDKLILTTGGKQKRITPDLVEKNIGISKSYNNFELRNALLDRDVFRVNQIVHYFEENPKTNPLPMTLGLLFSYFSNLMLAYYSPDKSDRGIAEMLSLRTPWQAKDYIKGMNTFSGVKTMDIIGYIRETDAMSKGIGNSHMSDGDLLKELVYKILH; encoded by the coding sequence ATGGCTAAAAAAGAACAAAGCTTTGAAAGCATAATGAAAGATATTAGGGCAAAAAAATATGCTCCAGTCTATTATTTAATGGGCGAAGAGTCTTATTACATTGACCTGATATCTGATACTCTTGAAGAAAAAGTACTCACTGAAGAGGAAAAAGAGTTTAATCTTACTGTACTTTATGGTGCGGATATAGATGTATCAACAATTATCAATGCAGCCAAACGCTATCCTATGATGTCTGAACACCAAGTTGTTATTGTAAAGGAGGCACAGCAGATTAGAAATATGGATCAACTTTCATACTACCTGCAAAAGCCTCTGTTATCAACTATCTTGGTGATTTGCCATAAACATGGAAAGCTTGATGGACGAAAGAAATTAGGTTCAGAAATAGCTAAAATAGGGGTATTATTTGAATCCAAAGCTCTTAAAGATAGAGATCTGATAGGCTTTATAGATTCTTATATCCAGAGAAAGCAGTTTACTATTGAACCCAAAGCTTCAGCAATGCTAGCCGATTTTATTGGAGCAGATTTAAGTAGATTGACTAGTGAATTAGATAAGCTAATTCTTACTACTGGTGGAAAACAAAAACGCATTACTCCAGATTTGGTAGAGAAGAATATAGGCATTAGCAAGAGTTATAATAACTTTGAGCTACGTAATGCTCTGCTAGATAGAGATGTATTTAGAGTGAATCAAATAGTGCATTATTTTGAGGAAAACCCCAAAACAAATCCATTACCGATGACTCTTGGACTTCTCTTTAGCTACTTTTCCAACCTTATGCTAGCTTATTATTCACCCGATAAATCGGACAGAGGAATCGCAGAAATGCTTAGTCTTAGGACTCCTTGGCAAGCAAAGGATTATATCAAAGGAATGAATACATTCTCAGGTGTGAAGACAATGGATATCATTGGATACATACGTGAAACGGATGCGATGTCAAAAGGAATAGGAAATAGCCACATGAGTGACGGAGATCTACTAAAAGAATTAGTATATAAAATTCTCCACTAA